ACCTCGCTCGAGACCGTGCTCACCCTCCTGCAGGTGACCGCCGCGTACCCGGTGACCCCGGTCGTCCGGGTGCCGTGGAACGACCCGGTCGTCATCAAGCAGGTGCTCGACCTCGGCGCGCAGAACCTCATCGTGCCGATGGTGTCGTCGGCCGACGAAGCCCGGGCGGCGGTCTCGGCGACCCGCTATCCGCCGCACGGCATCCGCGGCGTCGGCAGCGCCCTCGCCCGCAGCGCCCGCTGGAACCGCGTCGACGGCTATCTCGCCGACGCGTCCGCGCACGTCTCGCTCACCGTCCAGATCGAGACGACCACCGGAGTCGCCGCCGCGGCCGAGATCGCGGGCGTCGAGGGAGTGGATGCCGTCTTCGTCGGCCCGTCCGACCTCTCGGCATCCATGGGTCTTCTCGGGCAGCAGTCGCACCCCGACGTGGTCGCCGCGGTTCACACTGTCTTCCGAGCAGCTCGGGATGCCGGGACCCCCGTCGGCGTGAACGCCTTCGACCCCGTGGTGGCCGAGGCGTACCTCGCGGCGGGAGCGGACTTCGTCGCGGTCGGCGCGGATGTCGCTCTCCTCGCCCGAGCATCGGAGTCGCTCGCGCATCGCTTCGCCGCACCGAATGACGGCGAACGCGCAAGTTACTGAGACCGCACGCAAAGGCTTCGCCCCTAGGGTGACCGCATGACGACGTTCCCCGCGCTGCAACCGCTCTCCGATCGTGCCGCCTTCTTCACGGCGCTGCGGCAGGACGACCTCGGCACCGCCGCGGACGCGCTCGGTCCTCACCGGTGGGACACCGACCTCTCGGCGGGCACCCTGACCTTCAGCGCGCTCGACGACCCGCGCCGCACGCTCGTCGCCCGGGCGCACCTCATCGCCTCGATCGCCCCGGGCCCGCGCTCGGTGCTGTGGGGCTGGGCGCACCCGAACGGCGGCGGAGACGCGAACATCGCCACGCAGCTGCGGACGTACGGCCAGACCCACGGGATCACCGAGCTCAGCTCCCCCGAAGCGCCGTTCCCGTCCGACGCCGCCGGCGACGCCGACTGGATCGCCGAGGCCTCCCACGTCATCGCCGGCACCGCCGTCGAGATCACGGGCCGCTCGCCGTACTACTCCGCCCCGGTCGGAGAGGCGGGCACCCGCGCCGTCCTGCTCCTCGACGCTCCCCTCCCGCCCCTGACCGTCGCGCACGCCGGAATCCGGATGCCGCGCATCCTGGCCTCCACGACTCCCGCCGACCCGCGCGGCTCGGTGTGGGACCTCGCGCGCCTGGCCGGATGGACGCTGGAGTGGGCCGACGACGCCTTCTCGGCGGCGACCGTGCGGGATGCCACGGGGTCGATGACCTTCCGCTTCGACGAGCACGCCCGCATCACGGCGATGGAGAGCTCGCTGGGCGCACCGGCCTGAGGGTCGCGCCCGCGGACAGGAAAGGGGGCCGGACGATCCCGTCCGGCCCCCTTCTCCGCTCTGGTCAGTCTTCTTCGTCGTCCTCGTCGTCGTCACCGATGATCTCGATGTCCTCGACCTCGAGCTCGGGGGTCAGCTGCACGTGCACGAGCGCGTCGGGGAACGCCGTCTCCCCGGCGAAGACCACGATGATCGCGTCGGCGAACACCCCCACGCCGATCGCTTCGAGGTCGGTGCGCAGGTCGATGTCGGCGCTCAGCTCGTCCTCGTCCACCGCTTCCTCGATCTCGGTGGCGATCTCGTCGACGATCGCGCTCCAGCGGTCCTCGCTCACCGCGAGGATGTCCTTGAGGTTCGCCAGGATGCCGTCGAGGTCGGGCTCGTCCTCGTCTTCGATCTCGGGGTCGAGGTCGACCTCCACCTCGACGCCGGCGGCATCCAGGTGTCCGACACCGATGACACTGTCTTCGTCGATCTGGGCGTCATCGAGAAGGCCGCTCGCGGTGACGCGGCGGAGGAGGTCGTTCAACACGGACTCAGTCATGCACATACGATCCCACGCCGAGCGGGATCCTGCCCAGCCCTTGCGTGCACTGCTCCGTCCGTTCGCTCGGCGGCCGTGTCTCGTTCACCCTCAGCCGCCGGCGGCGCGCTCCGCGGCCTCGACGACGTTGGTCATCAGCAGCGCGACCGTCATCGGACCGACGCCGCCGGGGTTCGGCGAGACGAACCCGGCGACCTCGGCCACGTCGGGGTGGACGTCGCCGTAGACTCGCGACTTCCCCGTCTCGGGGTCGGTCTCGCGCGTCACTCCCACGTCGAGCACGGCGGCCCCGGGCTTGACGTCTTCGGCACGCACGATGTGCTTCACACCCGCGGCGGCGACGATGACGTCGGCCTCACGCAGGTGCTGTGCGAGGTCGACGGTGCCGGTGTGGGTGAGGGTCACGGTCGCGTTGATCTCGCGACGGGTCAGCAGCAGCCCGATCGAGCGGCCGATCGTGACGCCGCGCCCGACGACGACGACCTCCTTGCCCTTCAGGTCGTAGTCGTTGCGGAGCAGCAGCTCGATCACGCCGCGCGGCGTGCACGGCAGCGGCGTGAGGATCGGGGCGTTGACGTTGAGCACGAGGCGCCCGAGGTTCGTGGGGTGGAGGCCGTCGGCATCCTTGGCCGGATCGATGCGCTCGAGGATCGCGTCGGTGTCGATGTGCTTCGGCAGCGGCAGCTGCACGATGTAGCCGTGGCAGGCGGGGTCGGCGTTGAGGCGGTCGATGACGGCCTCGACCTCGTCCTGCGTGGCCTCGGCGGGCAGCTCGACCTGGATCGAGTTCATGCCGATCGCCTCGGACTGCTTGTGCTTCATGCCGACGTACAGCTGCGAAGCGGGGTCGGCGCCGACGAGCACCGTCGCGATGCCCGGGACGATCCCCTTCTCGCGCAGGGCCGCGACGCGCTCGGTGAGCTCCGCCTTGATCGCCGCCGACGCGGCCTTACCGTCGAGAATCGTCGCCGTCATGGCATCCCTCGTTCTGTGTGTGTCGTTCGTGGTGTCGCGCAGTCGCTGCCCCGCTGCCCCGGTGCCCCCTCGGCGATAAACGCCGATCCTGTCGAGACACACGCCGTCGCCGCGTGTTTCGGCAGGATGAGCGTTTATCGGGCCGCCGTGTTGCACGAGCGCGGCCCCGTGTCGCGCACCAGGGCAGCGGATGCCGGACCCGCGCGCCGTGGGGCGGTCAGCCGAGCGCCGGGGCGGGGCCGCGCGATGCGACCCCGCCCCGGCCGGAGCTCACTGCTGCAGGTCGGGGTACAGCGGGAAGGCGTCGGCGAGCTTCGCGACGCGCGCGCGCAGAGCCTCGACATCGGCGCCGGGGATCAGCGCGAGCGCGATGATGTCGGCCACCTCGGTGAACTCGGCGTCGCCGAAGCCACGCGTCGCGAGCGCCGGGGTGCCGATGCGCAGGCCCGAGGTCACCATCGGCGGACGCGGGTCGTTCGGCACCGCGTTGCGGTTGACCGTGATGTGGATGTCGTGCAGCAGGTCTTCGGCCTGCTTGCCGTCGATCTCGGCGTCGCGGAGGTCCACGAGCACGAGGTGCACGTCGGTGCCGCCCGAGCGCACGGCGATACCGGCGTTCTTGACGTCGTCCTGGGTGAGGCGGTCGGCGAGGATCGACGCTCCCCGAAGCGTGCGCTCCTGGCGTTCCTTGAACTCGGGCGTCATCGCGAGCTTGAACGCCGTGGCCTTCGCGGCGATGACGTGCATGAGCGGACCGCCCTGCTGGCCCGGGAAGACCGCGGTGTTGATCTTCTTCGCGAGGGCCTCGTCGTTGGTGAGGATGAGGCCCGAGCGGGGGCCGCCGATCGTCTTGTGCACGGTGGTCGAGACGACGTGCGCGTGCGGGATGGGCGACGGGTGCACGCCCGCGGCCACCAGACCGGCGAAGTGCGCCATGTCGACCCAGAGCAGCGCACCCACCTCGTCGGCGATCGCGCGGAACGCGGCGAAGTCGAGCTGACGGGGGTAGGCCGACCAGCCGGCGATGATGACCTTCGGCTTGTGCTCGAGGGCGAGGCGGCGCACCTCGTCCATGTCGATGATCGAGGTCTCGGGGTCGACGCCGTACGCGACGATGTCGTAGAGGCGGCCCGAGAAGTTGATCTTCATGCCGTGCGTCAGGTGACCGCCCTGGTCGAGGGCGAGACCGAGCAGCGTGTCTCCGGGGCGCGCGATCGCGTGCAGCACGGCGGCGTTGGCGGAGGCACCCGAGTGGGGTTGGACGTTCGCGAACTCGGCACCGAAGAGCTGCTTCGCCCGCTCGATCGCGAGCGACTCGGCGACGTCGACCTCTTCGCAGCCGCCGTAGTAGCGGCGACCGGGGTAGCCCTCGGCGTACTTGTTGGTCAGCACCGAGCCCTGCGACTGCAGCACCGAGACGGGAACGAAGTTCTCCGACGCGATCATCTCGAGGAACCCGCGCTGGCGGTTCAGCTCGCGCTCGAGCACCTCCGCGATCTCGGGGTCGACCTCGGAGAGGGGGGCGTTGAAGTACGGATCGGTCATGCGATCTCCTTGACGATGGTTCCGGATGCCGCGGGCTCGGGCGAGTCCGCGTGAATACCGCATCGACCCAGGCGTGCGGTCGAATACCGTCAAGCGGTCGCTCCCCGGTGGTGGCCCACCTCAACGCCAGTCGCGACGGTGCCACTTTAGCGGGTAAAGGTGGCCGCGCCCCGCGTGTTCCGGCATCCACTGTTCCTGCACAGGTTCGTCCGAAGCGGAGGTGGCTGAGCTTGTCGAAGCCACCGGGGTCCGCACGGGTCCGGTCCCTTCGACAGGCTCAGGAACCTCGACAGCTCGACCGAGCGCGATCCCGGAAACACAGGTGGCTGAGCTCGTCGAAGCCACCGAGACCCGCACGGGTCCG
This portion of the Microbacterium testaceum StLB037 genome encodes:
- a CDS encoding HpcH/HpaI aldolase family protein, whose translation is MPLRLTPTFRAALAASDRPLAGMWVCSGSPVAAEIAAGSGLDWLLLDMEHSATSLETVLTLLQVTAAYPVTPVVRVPWNDPVVIKQVLDLGAQNLIVPMVSSADEARAAVSATRYPPHGIRGVGSALARSARWNRVDGYLADASAHVSLTVQIETTTGVAAAAEIAGVEGVDAVFVGPSDLSASMGLLGQQSHPDVVAAVHTVFRAARDAGTPVGVNAFDPVVAEAYLAAGADFVAVGADVALLARASESLAHRFAAPNDGERASY
- the glyA gene encoding serine hydroxymethyltransferase, giving the protein MTDPYFNAPLSEVDPEIAEVLERELNRQRGFLEMIASENFVPVSVLQSQGSVLTNKYAEGYPGRRYYGGCEEVDVAESLAIERAKQLFGAEFANVQPHSGASANAAVLHAIARPGDTLLGLALDQGGHLTHGMKINFSGRLYDIVAYGVDPETSIIDMDEVRRLALEHKPKVIIAGWSAYPRQLDFAAFRAIADEVGALLWVDMAHFAGLVAAGVHPSPIPHAHVVSTTVHKTIGGPRSGLILTNDEALAKKINTAVFPGQQGGPLMHVIAAKATAFKLAMTPEFKERQERTLRGASILADRLTQDDVKNAGIAVRSGGTDVHLVLVDLRDAEIDGKQAEDLLHDIHITVNRNAVPNDPRPPMVTSGLRIGTPALATRGFGDAEFTEVADIIALALIPGADVEALRARVAKLADAFPLYPDLQQ
- a CDS encoding bifunctional methylenetetrahydrofolate dehydrogenase/methenyltetrahydrofolate cyclohydrolase; its protein translation is MTATILDGKAASAAIKAELTERVAALREKGIVPGIATVLVGADPASQLYVGMKHKQSEAIGMNSIQVELPAEATQDEVEAVIDRLNADPACHGYIVQLPLPKHIDTDAILERIDPAKDADGLHPTNLGRLVLNVNAPILTPLPCTPRGVIELLLRNDYDLKGKEVVVVGRGVTIGRSIGLLLTRREINATVTLTHTGTVDLAQHLREADVIVAAAGVKHIVRAEDVKPGAAVLDVGVTRETDPETGKSRVYGDVHPDVAEVAGFVSPNPGGVGPMTVALLMTNVVEAAERAAGG
- a CDS encoding DUF6882 domain-containing protein, with the protein product MTTFPALQPLSDRAAFFTALRQDDLGTAADALGPHRWDTDLSAGTLTFSALDDPRRTLVARAHLIASIAPGPRSVLWGWAHPNGGGDANIATQLRTYGQTHGITELSSPEAPFPSDAAGDADWIAEASHVIAGTAVEITGRSPYYSAPVGEAGTRAVLLLDAPLPPLTVAHAGIRMPRILASTTPADPRGSVWDLARLAGWTLEWADDAFSAATVRDATGSMTFRFDEHARITAMESSLGAPA